The nucleotide window AGGTCCGACACGCTCAGTGGCAACACCGGGCCCAACGGCGGCGCGGTCTCCAACGGCGCCGCCGCGAGCGCGCTGATCTCGCGCACCGTCATCAGCGCCAACTCCACTCCGGGCACCGGAGGCGGCATCATCAACCTCGGCACCCTGACGGTCTCCGAGAGCCGCCTCTCCGGCAACAACTCCGGCGATGACGGCGGTGGCATCGCGACGATCGCCGGCGCCACGACCCGTCTCGTCCAGACCACGATCGACCACAACGTCGCGACCGGCACGGGCGGTGGTGTCTACCCGGACAACTGCTCACCGGCGAACACCATCCCGGGCTGCGTCGGCTGACCCACCCGCGGTGAGGGGCCGGGCCTGTCGCCCGGCCCCTCTCCACGTCAGGCGGCCGAGGTGCGCATGATCTCCCGGGTACGGGCCAGGCCGTCGCGGTATCCGCTCACCGACGGCTTCCAGCCGAGCTCGTCCCGTGCCCTGGCGGTGGACAGCCGCATCGAGGTGCGGGTCATGAGCACGCCGGCGTACGGAGCCATGAGGCGCACCAGCGCACCGGGCGCGCCCATCGGCCTGGGCAGCTCGAAGACGCGGGCCACCTCGGTGACGACGTCGAGCCAGGTCGCCGCCTCGTCGTCGCAGATGTTGTAGGCCCGGCCGCCCCGGCCGTGTTCGAGCGCGGCGACCGTCGCGCCTGCCGCGTCGTCCACGTAGGTCCATGGCGCGACACCGCCACGCGCGACCGGCAGCCGCCGCCGGCGCAGCGCCTCCAGCATCCCGTCCACCGATCCGGGGCCGTAGAAGCCGCCGTAGCGCAGCGAGATTCCCTCGACGCCCCCGGCGGTGAGGATCTGCTCCTCCGCCGACCGCATCGCGGCGACCGTACGCGCGAACGGGCCGCCCGGCTCGCCGAACGGGGCGTCCTCGGTGAGCGGTGCCGCGCCGTGGTCGCGGAAGCCGTAGCCGCCGAAGAACGACTGGCTGACGAACCGGTGCGCCCCGGTGGCACCGGCGACCGCCAGCAGGTTCGTGGTGCCCTCGGTGCGCAGCGCGTTGGTCGCGGCCATCAGCCCCTCGCGCGTGGGCACCTTCTTCAGCGCGGTCAGCTGGTGCACGACGGCGTCGAGCCGCAGCCCGTCCACTGCCGCGAGCAGCTTCGTACGGTCCAGGGCGTCGGCGACGACCGTGGTCGCGCCGGGGACCGGCTGCCGGGATCGGGTGAGGGCGAACACCTCGTGCCCGCCCTCGGCCAGCATCCGTACCAGGGGGCGTCCAACGGCACCGGTGGCGCCCGCGATCAGAACCTTCATCTCTCGGTCTCCTTGTCTCTCACCGCAGGAGACGAGAGACAGGGAGCCGGCGTGACATCACCTCGCGAGCGGCCCCGACTGTCCCGGCCGCCAGAGGTACTCGTGCTCGGGCCGTCCCGTACTGCCGTACCGCAACGACACGAGCACCCGGCCGGCCTGGGCGAGTGACGCGAGGTAGCGCTGGGCGGTCGCCCGCGAGATGCCGACCTCCTCGGAGATCTCGGCCGCCGAACGGGGCTCGCCGGCCCGCCGGAGGGCCTCGGCCACGAGGCGCGAGGTGACCGGCGACTGTCCCTTGACCACCTTCGGCGCGCCGCGCGCGGTCTCGTGCAGCGTACCGAGGGCGCGGTCGACGTCGGCCTGGGTCAGCCGGTCCCCCACCGAAAGGCGGCTGCGGTAGCGCGCGTAGGCCTGGAGTCGCTCGCCCAGCTCGGCGGCGGTGAACGGCTTGATGAGGTAGTGCAGCGCGCCGCGGGAGAGTGCCGTACGCACCGACTCCGGGTCGGTCACGGCGCTGGCCATGATGACGTCGGCGGACAGGCAGGGCAGCAGGTCCAGACCCGACTCGTCCGGCAGGTAGACGTCGAGCAGCACGAGGTCGGCACGTGCCGCCTTGTCCCGCGCGTCGGCGGCCGTACGTGCGCGGCCCGCAACGCGGAAGCCCGGCACCAGGTCGACGAACCCGGCATGGACCTGCGCCACGCGGAAGTCGTCGTCGACGACCAGCACGTCGATCAACTGAGCACCCCCGGAAGCCGGGCCACGAACACCGCGCCGGTGTCGTCCTCCCCCGTGCCGGCCAGCGTCACGTCGCCGCCGCGCGTCCGCGCGGCCGTACGCGCCAGTGCGAGGCCGATGCCGCGCGGCCGTCCGCCGTCGCCCTCGCGGGTGGACACGCCGTCGAGGAAGATGGCCTCGCGCAGATGCTCCGGCACGCCCTCGCCGGAGTCGGCGATGGTGGCGTGCAGGTCGGCGCCGTCGCCGAGGAGCTCGACCTCGACCCGCGCGGGCCGCCGCCCTCCGAGGCGCGCCGCCTCCAGCGCGTTCTCCACGAGGTTGCCGAGCACGGTGGTCACGTCCAGCGGCTCGGACACGCGTCCGGGCACCCAGGTGGTCTCGAGGATCTCCAGCTCGACGCCTTTCTCCGCCGCGACGGCGGCCTTGGCGGCGAGGAACGCCCCCAGGTACGGATCGGGTACCGTGCCCGGCGGCTCGCCCTTGGTGGTGGGGATCTCGGCGAGGGCCTGGATGTAGCCCGCCGCCTCCTGGTAGTGGCCGAGCTGGAGCAGCCCGGACAGTGTGTGCAGGCGGTTGGCGTACTCGTGCCGCTGGGCGCGCAGCGCGTCGAACAGGGTGCGTACCGCGTCCAGCTCGCGGGCGAGCGACTCCACGTCGGTACGATCCCGCAGGCTGATCACCGCGCCGAGGCGGCGGCCGTCGTGGCTGACCTCGCGCCGGTTGACGACGAGCACCCGGTCGCCGGAGACGACGAAGACGTTCGGCGGCACCTCCTCGCCCTCCAGGACGGCGCGGAGCCGGCCGTTCACGGGCAGGTCCGCGACGAGCGTCCGGCGGGCGGGCGTGGCGTCGAGCAGCCGCGCGGCCTCCTCGTTGCAGACGGTGACCCGGCCGCCGGTGTCCAGGGCGAGCACGCCCTCGCTGATGCCGTGCAGCACCGCCTCGCGTTCCTGGACCAGCTCGGCCAGCTCGTGGGGCTCCAGGCCCAGGGTCTGGCGTTTCAGCCGCCGGCCGATCGCGGCGGAGGCGAGCGCGCCGAGCAGGACCGTACCGGCGGCGAACAGGGCCGCCACCGCGAGCGTGCGGTGCACCCGGCGGTCGATCTCGCCGGCGTCGAACCCGACGCTGACCTCGCCGACCAGGGTGCCCACGTGGTCGTACAGCGGGACCTTGCCACGGGCGGACAGGCCGAGCGTGCCGCGTTCGATGACCATGACCTCGTGCCCGGACAGTGCCGCGGAGGGATCGGTGCTGACCCGCTTGCCGATCTCGGCGCGGTTGGGGTGGGCCAGCCGGATGCCGCGTCTGTCCGTCACGACGACGAACAGCGCGCCGGTGGCCCGCCGGATCCGCTCCGCCCGTGCCTCGACGACACCCTGCGGGTCGCCGTTCTCCACGGCGTCGCCGATCACCGGGTCGGACGCGACGGAGCGCGCGAGGGTGAGCGCCCGCCAGCCGAACTGGTGCCGCAGCTCATCACGCTGCACCCAGGCGGCGAGACCGCACCCTGTCGCGGCGACGAGCACCACGACACCGATCTGCAGGATCAGCACCTGGTGCACGAAGCGGATGCGCGGACGCCGGGTCATGACGTCTGAACCGTAACGGAAGCGGCGTTCGCCCGCCCTGCGAGCAGAATGCACAAAACAACGATTTAAACACGCAACATGGTGAAACGCGTTCTTGTGAGTAGAAGGCGGGCAAGGCTTAACGCAGTGGAAACACGGTCGTAGCGTCTGGCGACATGCCCACGCAAGCAGGCTCTGACGGTCCCGCGATCGAGCTTCGCGGCGCCACCAAGCGTTTCCGATCATCGGGCGGAGTGCACACGGCCGTCCGTGACCTCGACCTCACCGTGAACTCTGGGGAGTTCGTGGCGGTGGTCGGCCCCACCGGCTGCGGCAAG belongs to Actinoallomurus bryophytorum and includes:
- a CDS encoding response regulator yields the protein MLVVDDDFRVAQVHAGFVDLVPGFRVAGRARTAADARDKAARADLVLLDVYLPDESGLDLLPCLSADVIMASAVTDPESVRTALSRGALHYLIKPFTAAELGERLQAYARYRSRLSVGDRLTQADVDRALGTLHETARGAPKVVKGQSPVTSRLVAEALRRAGEPRSAAEISEEVGISRATAQRYLASLAQAGRVLVSLRYGSTGRPEHEYLWRPGQSGPLAR
- a CDS encoding ATP-binding protein — its product is MTRRPRIRFVHQVLILQIGVVVLVAATGCGLAAWVQRDELRHQFGWRALTLARSVASDPVIGDAVENGDPQGVVEARAERIRRATGALFVVVTDRRGIRLAHPNRAEIGKRVSTDPSAALSGHEVMVIERGTLGLSARGKVPLYDHVGTLVGEVSVGFDAGEIDRRVHRTLAVAALFAAGTVLLGALASAAIGRRLKRQTLGLEPHELAELVQEREAVLHGISEGVLALDTGGRVTVCNEEAARLLDATPARRTLVADLPVNGRLRAVLEGEEVPPNVFVVSGDRVLVVNRREVSHDGRRLGAVISLRDRTDVESLARELDAVRTLFDALRAQRHEYANRLHTLSGLLQLGHYQEAAGYIQALAEIPTTKGEPPGTVPDPYLGAFLAAKAAVAAEKGVELEILETTWVPGRVSEPLDVTTVLGNLVENALEAARLGGRRPARVEVELLGDGADLHATIADSGEGVPEHLREAIFLDGVSTREGDGGRPRGIGLALARTAARTRGGDVTLAGTGEDDTGAVFVARLPGVLS
- a CDS encoding NAD-dependent epimerase/dehydratase family protein, yielding MKVLIAGATGAVGRPLVRMLAEGGHEVFALTRSRQPVPGATTVVADALDRTKLLAAVDGLRLDAVVHQLTALKKVPTREGLMAATNALRTEGTTNLLAVAGATGAHRFVSQSFFGGYGFRDHGAAPLTEDAPFGEPGGPFARTVAAMRSAEEQILTAGGVEGISLRYGGFYGPGSVDGMLEALRRRRLPVARGGVAPWTYVDDAAGATVAALEHGRGGRAYNICDDEAATWLDVVTEVARVFELPRPMGAPGALVRLMAPYAGVLMTRTSMRLSTARARDELGWKPSVSGYRDGLARTREIMRTSAA